In Bubalus bubalis isolate 160015118507 breed Murrah chromosome 3, NDDB_SH_1, whole genome shotgun sequence, a genomic segment contains:
- the AK3 gene encoding GTP:AMP phosphotransferase AK3, mitochondrial isoform X1, with protein sequence MGASARLLRAAIMGAPGSGKGTVSSRITKHFELKHLSSGDLLRDNMLRGTEIGVLAKTFIDQGKLIPDDVMTRLVLHELKNLTQYNWLLDGFPRTLPQAEALDRAYQIDTVINLNVPFEVIKQRLTARWIHPGSGRVYNIEFNPPKTMGIDDLTGEPLVQREDDRPETVVKRLKAYEAQTEPVLEYYRLKASVYMSSWRRRMNNRNATISGRNFSVLKNNPWILILLTIEPQGTSEYRL encoded by the exons ATGGGGGCGTCTGCGCGGCTACTGCGCGCAGCGATCATGGGGGCGCCGGGCTCTGGCAAGGGCACCGTGTCCTCGCGCATCACCAAACACTTCGAGCTGAAGCACCTCTCCAGCGGGGACCTGCTCAGAGATAATATGCTTCGGGGCACAG AAATTGGTGTTTTAGCCAAGACTTTCATTGACCAAGGGAAGCTCATCCCAGACGATGTCATGACTCGGTTGGTCCTTCATGAGCTGAAAAATCTCACCCAATATAACTGGCTGTTGGATG GCTTTCCAAGGACACTTCCGCAGGCAGAAGCCCTGGATAGAGCCTATCAGATAGACACAGTGATTAACCTGAACGTGCCCTTTGAGGTCATCAAGCAGCGCCTTACTGCTCGCTGGATCCATCCAGGCAGCGGCCGTGTCTACAACATCGAGTTCAACCCTCCCAAAACCATG GGAATTGATGATCTGACTGGGGAGCCTCTTGTTCAGCGTGAGGATGATAGACCAGAGACAGTTGTCAAGAGACTGAAAGCTTATGAGGCTCAAACAGAGCCTGTCCTGGAGTACTACCG CCTTAAAGCCAGTGTGTATATGAGTAGTTGGAGGAGGAGAATGAATAATAGGAATGCCACAATCTCTGGCAGGAATTTTTCCGTTTTGAAAAACAACCCCTGGATTTTGATCCTTCTCACCATCGAACCTCAAGGAACTAGTGAGTACAGACTTTGA